atttaaagttaCATCGAACTAAATGTTcaacattgattataaatgtgaTTTCCCCATCATTACTTGAAGAGCTCATTCTGGATATAGATACAACTCCATATTCTCTTATTGTTGATGAATCGACCGATGTCTttgtaattaagtatttatgtctgtgtgtaaaatatttcagtacAAAAAACTTATgtgtaaaaattgaatttttgaatataattgagGTAGATAAATGTACAGCTGAAGCTCTCAATAATCATGTTTGTAGTTATCTTAATTCTTAAAGATGTTGGATTAGATGTAACTAACTTGGTGGGTATTGGTACAGATGGagcaaataatttatgtggCAAATATAACTCCCTTTTTACACtgctaaaacaaaaaagtccTAACTTACAAATTGTTAGGTGCATCTGTCATTCCCTCAATAATGCATTGTCTAAGGCCACTGAACAGTTCCCTagtaatatagattttatttgtaGAGAAATATACAACTGGTTTCATATAAGCCCACTTAGACGATTTGAGTATAAAGCCACGTTTGATCTCTTAAATTCATCTAACAAAAAGTTGTATCAGTTTAAACAGTTATCCGGTACTAGATGACTGGCACGTGCACATGtagttaattcaattttagacAATTGGCTTGAACTGAAAACTCATTTCTCCACggtaatttataaagaaaaatgttatatggCAAGAGTTATCAATGAAATGCTTCAAGACAATATCaactatctttttttattaattattagaccTATACTAAATGAATTCAACAACTTAAACTtgacttttcaaaaaaattttgtggATATAGGTAAATCATATGATGATATAActagtttgtttatttttttagctaaaaaaataatgaaagatTCTATTGTGACACTTGGTTATGAAAGTGTTATTGGAAATGTAGATAATGATTCagtatataatagtttcaATCATTGTGATTTTGGTATAGGATACAATAAAGGTCTctctaacataattatatcacccgaaaataagaataatattcaaagtagggtatttatgtttataaaacaattattatacgagaTAAAAAAGAAACTACCAGATAATCTGaatcattttagaaaattgCAATTATTTTCTCCTTCGCAGTGTCTCAATCAATTACATCCAAGCTTTATTGAGTtaccttttattaatatatttcttaagcCAACTGAATTTGAGTTTTTATCTATTCAGTGGGATAAATTAGTAACTGTGAATTGGACATCATATTTAGCCAAAGCCAAAGATAAAATTGTTGACAGCTATCATTTTTGGGCTGAAGTATACACATATCAAGATGCAGGGGGCACTTTTATTTTCAGGCAATTGTCTGAATTTGTACTCAAAATTCTTGTTTTACCTTCCAGTAATGCCATAGTTGAAAGAACTTTCTCAATAATGAAgtctataaaaactaaatcacGTAATAGGATTTCTATACCAATGTTAGAAGCATTATTAAGAATACGGTGCTATTTCATTTCTTCTAAACATTGTTGTACCATATTCACTCCAACAAAAGACATGTATAAAAGATTAAACTCACAAATTATGTATCCTAAACCTGATGAACTTAAATCAAACAATCAAAGTCATACTGATAATAATCCTGAACTTGATGATGATttgatcaatttatttaatgaagttTGTTTGCctgatttttatgattaaaatgttactctttcattgaaatttgtattattactattatattatattatattaattatatttatgtattctaaggaaaaatacaacaaacgctaaacattgttatttaaaagttgataTTCATATAGTTTTGAACTAGTCTAAACTACCTATTTGTGAACAATGAGactgttgttattaatatttaattttaagttgccATGTAATTGAATAATGCTGTACGCTTGTTCTTCTATGaaagtttttcatttatattttttattatgaaatgttactcttttattaaaattgttatcattactttattatgtttaatgtttatgtattaatttagtaaacgcttaaaattgtttaaaacatttaaaaattatgaaaatatattatatttgatttaccCAGACATTGTGTATTTTgtgtttacttatttattaaatctattatatctattatagttaCCTACTTCACATTACTAATTAACAGATAGGTACAGAAGAAAAATtctattgattaatatttaccacaattatcaattatattttatatttatgacaaataatgttaaaataagtagtgttgaagtttatattttaaagatacttataatgtaattatgaaattttttttttttttggcgttTAGTGgcgtttttattcattaatcattttgGCGGTAAATGGCGTTTTTCATATGTTAGTTTggcaatagttaattttacaaatctgGCAACACTTAAAATGTCCGGTGTCCCcgacttttataataactatagtctttaatattataatgtctattGTCTATTCTATTGTAAAGCACTAAAGCGACCACTGACCAGTGACCAGACCACAGTAGTACAGTACTCTAGTAGTGATGGGCGCTACCGACTACAGTCCAGCTCACGAAAAGTGAACGTTGATATCAGCGATCCCCGTGGCCGTTTTCAACAAGTGACTACTAAACCCGTTCGTGTTAAACGAATCATGGATCATGAGACGGCCAGCGATAGGTACATAGTACAAAACGGAGAACCCCTGGATTCAACAACATTTGGACACCACCCATCGACCTTGAACGTTCACTTTTCGTGAGCCGGACTATAGTTTTGACTaccaatagtttataaaacaacCAAGTGATTTTCCGAttgaatagatatttttaagcacggctaaatatattattatattttatgccatgaattaattttttatactatgatttactcatagataataaagatatggaTAGGCTACGCCCATGAAGATTAGAGATAAGGAGACCAAACTCCGTATACAAATTATGGCCCGACAAAAGTCGCACGGTTATTCTGCCACCAGGAGCGCGTCGTTCGATTAGAGGGCTATGTTTtaccacatattatatgtattttactataaatgtacgttatttttgtatttgaatgaaatataaattatcattcattacttattacctgcttatatttaagtatacttaaatatacaacTAAAGTTCAAAAGATGTTTCctgtaaaaaaagtttaaaattcaaaatattatgtataaaaatataatatataaataataataatataaataattgattgttGTTGTTTGACATCTAAAGCATAACCAGTATTACACCCTGGTACAAAACAGCACTTaaccatttttaatgtttaggtaaaaaaataaaaaatacaaattactctggttttatgtataattattgtatttaaataatcaaacaaatacaaaataataatacaaattatttgaaactatatcattgtctatttaaaaatttaatattttgatgaattcaataataaataatcatatggaAATCATCTATGTCCATGTGTTTAATagctattgaaaaaattaatttaatagctattgtaaaatgtaggtTTGATTAGAGGGCTACATTTTACAACTATAGCATGTAGAcatgtagtattattatacaatttatactatatataataggaattatgtatgtttttcgaattaatcatgatttattattccttgcaaataatttattaggtacattatgaTTTAGATCAGatctaaaacatatttacagAAATAGGGGGATATTGGTTAAAATtggttcaataataaaaaacaaatatattattataattagctaTTAAACATATGGACATAGATGATTtccatatgattatttattattgaattcatcaaaatattaaatttttaaatagacaatgtatacaatgataaggtttcaaataatttgtattattattttgtatttgtttgattatttaaatacaataatatacataaaaccagagtaatttgtattttttattttttttacctaaacaTTGAAAATGGTTAAGTGCTGTTTTGTACCAGGGTGTAATACTGATTATGCTTTAGATGTCAAAGTCaaacaacaaaaatcaattgtttatattattattatttaaatattatatataatattttgaattttaaactttttttacagGAAACACCTTTTGAActttacttgtatatttaagtatacttaaatataagcaggtaataagtaataaatgctaatttatatttcattcaaatacaaaaataacgtacatttatagtaaaatacatataatatgtggtaAAACATAGCCCTCTAATCGAACGACGCGCTCCTGGTGGCAGAATAACCGTGCGACTTTTGTCGGGCCACTTTATAAACGGGCGGCTCATAGTAGTTTGGTCTCCTTATCTCTAATCTTCATGGCTACgcctatgttaaatatatttgaggccGCGTGCCTGGAGGGGAAAGCAATTgagcatagataataaagatatggaTAGGACATATCGGTCTTATCAGCGGTATTTAAGGGGTCCAGTTGAGGCCAaacaagtatacctatatagagtatcaattatcattataaaaacgcCTCAATTGCTTTCCCCTCCAGGCACGCggcctcaaatatatttaacataggcGTAGCCTAtccatatctttattatctatggaaTTGAGgcgtttttataatgataattgatactctatataggtatacttgttTGGCCTCAACTGGACCCCTTAAATACCGCTGATAAGACCGATATGTCCTAtccatatctttattatctatggatTTACTCCACAATTATACGTCACAGCTACAAATTAAGATATCTTAATTCGTGGTCACAGCCTATGCGCTGTATTATCTTGCTGACATGCCtgcctatttagtatttagccATGTTCTTAACTATCTACTGAATAAATCACTCGGTAGTTCAATAGTTTCGATAGTTTTGGTACATTcgatagtttataaaaacaaccGAATAAATAGATAGTTTAAACTATCGAGTAGTTCGATAGTTTTCAGTGTTTTCCACGGACTAAGATGAAAATAGTACAGTTTCCAGATTTTGGTGGCTTCAAAATGGAATATGACGataatatcttatagatatgtataaatgttggAGTACTAGGATGATCGTTTGGACCTGATGCCTGACGAACCATTCCAAAAAattgctaaaataaaaaaaagtaagaaaatgtttattcaggaatattttgtatcaatcTTGAATTTAGACTTAGTTCATGGTATCAATTTATTACTTCTAATCTATCTTGGTTCATTTTATTCGATAATACATATCGAAATCCAGACTGTAGTAAATATTTCGCTAGTTCAATGGTTGATTTCATTGTCACTCGTAGGCCATCAGCagtttgttttgttaaaaactcgGATTCCATAATCTTTTGATCCAATAAATTCTGTTcccatgaattaataaatgttattccaTCTTCTAAAaccttatataataacattttttgaaaaaatattctattgtgaaatatttataaatataattttaatactttaaaatcctTAGAATTTTGTCTTATACCCTCGGCTGggaattttctatttaatgcatcaaaaatattattaaataaatttgaaaaattttcagTCTCTAAACTATTTTCTAATTCTGGTACTTTTTGATActctctataatattttaagcctGCTGCAACTGAATTACTAAAGATCTGTGAAAATAAtggaacataaaatatagttataggtataggtagttaaaaaaataaatattttctttaataatctAACCTGAGCCGCTAGTTTTACGTTCATCTTTGAAAAACTGTCCAAGTACAAATGTCGTTTGGTTAATTTTGGACaaattctttttgaaatttgttttaggtCATAATTGTGTAATGATTCATAATGAGACCAACTAACAGATTCATTTTCAGGAGAtaccttaaattaaattgtataaccaATTTAACTACTGAATACTATAGTGAGTTATTGTACATGTGTTATAAACTTActcttaatgtttttttattgtataatctaTTTCGTACTGTTTTTAGCAAATGTGGAgcatctgaaaaaaaatagattctaCGTTTCCTATCCATTggatgtataatactatttttaagattttcttTTGTTCCATTTATACCAAATTCTTTCCATAATTTTCTATTGGAAGAACCAGCATCAGAAACAATACCATCAATCATAACACCAGCATTTTCAA
The DNA window shown above is from Aphis gossypii isolate Hap1 chromosome 2, ASM2018417v2, whole genome shotgun sequence and carries:
- the LOC126549726 gene encoding uncharacterized protein LOC126549726 — translated: MNVKLAAQIFSNSVAAGLKYYREYQKVPELENSLETENFSNLFNNIFDALNRKFPAEGIRQNSKDFKVLEDGITFINSWEQNLLDQKIMESEFLTKQTADGLRVTMKSTIELAKYLLQSGFRYVLSNKMNQDRLEVIN
- the LOC126549725 gene encoding uncharacterized protein LOC126549725, whose translation is MARVINEMLQDNINYLFLLIIRPILNEFNNLNLTFQKNFVDIGKSYDDITSLFIFLAKKIMKDSIVTLGYESVIGNVDNDSVYNSFNHCDFGIGYNKGLSNIIISPENKNNIQSRVFMFIKQLLYEIKKKLPDNLNHFRKLQLFSPSQCLNQLHPSFIELPFINIFLKPTEFEFLSIQWDKLVTVNWTSYLAKAKDKIVDSYHFWAEVYTYQDAGGTFIFRQLSEFVLKILVLPSSNAIVERTFSIMKSIKTKSRNRISIPMLEALLRIRCYFISSKHCCTIFTPTKDMYKRLNSQIMYPKPDELKSNNQSHTDNNPELDDDLINLFNEVCLPDFYD